The proteins below are encoded in one region of Brassica napus cultivar Da-Ae chromosome A6, Da-Ae, whole genome shotgun sequence:
- the LOC106410029 gene encoding putative pectinesterase/pectinesterase inhibitor 28: protein MAFGSYDDDSKRKRRYAMISISSVLLVSMVVAVTIGVNVNNHDNGSKEEITASVKAIKEVCAPTDYKKTCEDTLRKDAKDTSDPLELVRAAFNVTMKQITNVARKSQTMIELQKDPRTKMALDQCKELMDYAIGELSNSFVELGKFEFHKVDEVLIKVKVWLSATITHEQTCIDGFKGTKGDAGETIKKALKTAVQLTHNALAMVTEMSNYLGQMQFTELSSRRLLAQEPSWVDGRVRRLLTAPLSEVKPDMVVAQDGSGQYKTISEAMQNVPKNKNVTFVVYIKTGVYKEFVQVDRTMSDLVFIGDGPDKTVITGEKSFQDGITTYRTATVAIIGDRFIAKNMGFQNTAGAAKHQAVGIRVLSDQSIFYNCRFDGYQDTLYAHSHRQFYRDCTISGTIDFLFGDAAAVFQNCILLVRKPLPNQACPITAHGREDPKETTGFVLQGCTIAGEADYLAVKETSKAYLGRPWKAYSKTIIMDTFIPDFIAAEGWQQWKGNFGIDTLFYSEARNTGPGAGVTGRVTWPGIKKLSDEDILGYTPAKYIQGDEWIPSKGVPYTPGLFAGTGLATVAASSNSTQAGSSSNTTGTGPATAPQAGSSSNTTGSGPAAAPQASSSSNTTGSGPAAAPQAGSSSNTTGSGPTAAPGVSAVTNTTGLGSPSATPSASPSPSTSPPAITSASPSASPSATPSATPPSASPSIISPSASTPST, encoded by the exons ATGGCATTTGGATCATATGACGATGACTCGAAGAGGAAAAGGAGGTATGCAATGATCTCCATCTCTTCTGTTCTTCTCGTTTCAATGGTTGTCGCCGTTACCATCGGCGTTAACGTCAACAATCACGATAACGGAAGTAAAGAAGAGATCACCGCTTCGGTTAAAGCCATCAAGGAAGTTTGCGCGCCAACGGATTACAAGAAGACTTGTGAAGACACTCTAAGGAAAGATGCAAAAGACACATCAGACCCGTTGGAGCTTGTGAGAGCAGCGTTTAACGTGACCATGAAGCAAATAACTAACGTGGCGAGGAAGTCACAGACTATGATCGAGCTACAAAAGGATCCAAGGACGAAGATGGCTTTGGATCAATGCAAGGAGCTGATGGATTACGCAATAGGCGAGCTTAGTAACTCGTTTGTGGAGTTGGGAAAGTTCGAGTTTCACAAGGTGGACGAAGTGTTGATTAAGGTTAAGGTTTGGCTCAGCGCGACGATAACCCATGAGCAGACTTGTATCGATGGGTTTAAAGGGACTAAAGGTGATGCTGGTGAGACGATAAAGAAGGCTTTGAAAACCGCTGTGCAGTTAACGCATAACGCGCTTGCGATGGTTACCGAGATGTCGAATTACTTGGGACAAATGCAGTTCACGGAGTTGAGTAGTCGTCGGCTGCTGGCTCAAGAGCCTTCGTGGGTTGATGGGCGTGTGCGTAGGCTCTTGACCGCTCCATTGTCTGAGGTCAAACCAGATATGGTGGTGGCTCAGGACGGGAGTGGTCAGTATAAGACGATCAGCGAGGCAATGCAAAATGTCCCCAAGAACAAGAATGTGACTTTCGTGGTTTACATTAAGACCGGAGTCTATAAAGAGTTTGTTCAGGTGGACAGGACCATGTCAGATCTGGTTTTCATCGGTGATGGACCAGATAAAACTGTCATTACCGGCGAGAAAAGTTTCCAGGACGGTATTACCACCTACCGTACAGCCACCGTTG CGATCATTGGAGACCGTTTCATTGCCAAGAACATGGGTTTCCAGAACACAGCCGGGGCGGCAAAGCATCAAGCTGTTGGGATCAGGGTTCTCTCAGACCAATCCATATTCTACAACTGTAGATTTGATGGTTACCAAGACACACTCTACGCACATTCCCACCGTCAGTTTTACCGGGACTGTACTATCTCAGGCACAATAGATTTTCTCTTTGGAGATGCAGCCGCTGTATTCCAGAACTGTATATTATTAGTGAGGAAGCCACTACCGAACCAAGCATGTCCCATCACCGCACACGGACGCGAAGATCCGAAAGAAACAACAGGATTCGTGCTCCAAGGGTGCACAATTGCTGGAGAAGCGGATTACTTGGCGGTCAAGGAAACTAGCAAAGCTTATCTTGGAAGGCCATGGAAAGCGTATTCAAAAACTATCATCATGGACACGTTCATACCTGATTTTATTGCGGCTGAAGGATGGCAGCAGTGGAAAGGAAACTTCGGTATTGACACGCTCTTCTACTCGGAGGCAAGGAATACTGGGCCAGGTGCAGGTGTCACGGGCCGGGTTACTTGGCCAGGAATCAAGAAGTTGAGTGATGAAGATATTCTTGGATACACTCCGGCTAAGTACATCCAAGGTGACGAGTGGATTCCTAGTAAAGGTGTTCCCTACACCCCCGGTCTTTTCGCCGGAACCGGTTTAGCAACCGTGGCCGCTTCCTCCAATTCTACACAAGCAGGTTCCAGCTCGAACACGACAGGGACAGGTCCAGCGACTGCTCCACAAGCAGGTTCCAGTTCGAACACAACAGGGTCAGGTCCAGCGGCTGCTCCACAAGCAAGTTCCAGTTCGAACACAACAGGGTCAGGTCCAGCTGCTGCTCCACAAGCAGGTTCCAGTTCGAACACAACAGGGTCAGGTCCTACGGCTGCTCCAGGAGTCTCTGCCGTCACTAATACCACTGGCTTAGGGTCACCATCAGCTACTCCTTCAGcttcaccatcaccatcaactTCTCCACCGGCTATTACTTCAGCTTCACCGTCAGCTTCTCCATCGGCTACACCTTCAGCTACACCACCTTCAGCCTCCCCTTCGATTATTTCACCGTCAGCTTCTACTCCGTCTACCTAG
- the LOC106407177 gene encoding pre-mRNA-splicing factor CWC22 homolog, producing the protein MAASSSSSSSDVSSDSSDSNRRRKDRRRHRRSDRDKDSLKVRKKSRSRSKRRRKRHHSSDSSYSDSSSESSESEHERSRRHKKHDKPKKAKDKERSKSHRHKRHKNRDRKNGEGEGSSGPVKLSKFLGRDKDDGERRSAVSGKKIMLKVDKSKEDKAAESKRNELLKFLNASFD; encoded by the exons ATGGCGGCTTCatcgtcttcctcctcctcagaCGTGTCCTCCGATTCGTCAGACTCTAATCGCCGCCGCAAGGATCGCCGTCGCCACCGTAGAAGCGATCGGGACAAGGACTCGCTCAAGGTACGGAAGAAGAGCCGGTCTAGGTCGAAACGACGACGTAAGCGCCACCACTCTTCAGATTCCTCTTACTCCGATTCCTCCAG TGAGAGTTCAGAGAGTGAGCATGAGAGGTCACGAAGGCACAAGAAGCACGACAAGCCAAAGAAG GCTAAGGATAAGGAGAGAAGCAAGAGTCATCGTCATAAACGACATAAGAACAGAGACAGAAAG aatggagaaggagaaggaagcaGCGGGCCTGTTAAGCTATCCAAG TTTTTGGGTCGAGACAAGGACGATGGTGAGCGTAGAAGTGCTGTCTCTGGGAAAAAG ATTATGCTGAAGGTTGATAAGTCCAAAGAGGACAAAGCTGCAGAGAGCAAGAGAAATGAGTTGCTTAAGTTCTTGAACGCAAGTTTCGactag
- the LOC106411151 gene encoding 60S ribosomal protein L18-2-like, whose translation MGIDLIAGGKSKKTKRTAPKSDDVYLKLLVKLYRFLVRRTGSKFDAVILKRLFMSKVNKAPLSLSKLVEFMKGKDGKIAVLVGTITDDLRVHEIPAMKVTALRFTERARARIEKAGGECLTFDQLALVAPLGQNTVLLRGPKNSREAVKHFGPAPGVPHSHSKPYVRAKGRKFEKARGKRKSRGFKV comes from the exons ATG ggtaTCGATCTTATCGCGGGAGGTAAGAGCAAGAAGACCAAAAGGACTGCTCCAAAGTCCGATGATGTCTACCTCAAGCTTCTCGTCAAG CTATACAGGTTCTTGGTAAGGAGAACCGGGAGCAAGTTCGACGCTGTGATCCTTAAGAGGCTTTTTATGAGCAAAGTTAACAAAGCTCCTCTTTCACTCTCCAAGCTCGTCGAGTTCATGAAGGGCAAG GATGGTAAGATTGCTGTGTTGGTTGGGACAATAACTGACGATTTGAGAGTGCATGAGATTCCTGCCATGAAGGTTACTGCCTTGAGGTTTACAGAGAGGGCTAGGGCTAGGATTGAGAAAGCTGGTGGGGAGTGCTTAACATTCGACCAGCTTGCTCTCGTTGCTCCATTGGGACAGAACACG GTTCTTCTAAGAGGTCCAAAGAACTCTCGTGAAGCAGTGAAGCACTTTGGTCCAGCTCCTGGTGTGCCGCACAGTCACTCCAAGCCCTATGTTAGGGCTAAGGGAAGGAAGTTTGAGAAAGCTAGAGGAAAGCGAAAGAGTCGTGGATTCAAGGTCTAA
- the LOC106410540 gene encoding serine/threonine-protein phosphatase PP1-like, translating to MMTSMEGMVEKGVLDDIIRRLLEGRGGKQVQLSESEIRQLCFNARQIFLSQPNLLELHAPIRICGDIHGQYQDLLRLFEYGGYPPSANFLFLGDYVDRGKQSLETICLLLAYKIRYPSKIYLLRGNHEDAKINRIYGFYDECKRRFNVRLWKIFTDCFNCLPVAALIDDKILCMHGGLSPELDNLNQIREIQRPTEIPDSGLLCDLLWSDPDQKIEGWADSDRGISCTFGADKVAEFLDKNDLDLICRGHQVVEDGYEFFAKRRLVTIFSAPNYGGEFDNAGALLSVDESLVCSFEIMKPATASSSGHPLKKVPKMGKS from the exons ATGATGACGAGCATGGAAGGGATGGTGGAGAAAGGGGTGTTGGATGATATCATCAGGAGATTGTTGGAAGGTAGAGGAGGCAAACAGGTTCAGCTATCGGAGAGCGAGATTCGTCAACTCTGCTTCAACGCACGTCAAATCTTCCTCTCTCAACCCAATCTCCTCGAGCTCCATGCCCCTATTCGCATCTGCG GTGATATCCATGGCCAGTATCAAGATCTTCTGAGGCTATTCGAATACGGAGGCTACCCTCCTTCAGCCAACTTTCTCTTCCTCGGCGACTACGTTGACAGAGGCAAGCAAAGTCTCGAGACCATTTGTCTTCTCCTTGCTTACAAGATTCGTTACCCATCAAAGATTTATCTCTTGAGAGGCAACCACGAGGACGCTAAGATCAACAGGATATACGGATTCTACGACGAGTGCAAACGGAGATTCAACGTGCGCCTCTGGAAGATATTTACTGATTGTTTCAACTGTTTGCCCGTAGCTGCACTCATCGACGACAAGATCTTGTGTATGCATGGTGGCTTGTCACCGGAGCTGGACAATTTGAATCAGATTCGAGAGATTCAGAGGCCTACGGAGATTCCAGACAGTGGTCTTCtttgtgatttgctttggtCTGATCCTGATCAGAAGATTGAAGGGTGGGCTGATAGTGATCGAGGCATTTCTTGCACTTTTGGAGCTGATAAAGTCGCTGAGTTCTTGGATAAGAATGATCTTGACCTCATTTGCCGTGGCCATCAG GTAGTGGAAGATGGTTACGAGTTCTTCGCAAAAAGGAGATTAGTGACGATATTCTCAGCTCCGAACTATGGTGGAGAGTTTGACAACGCTGGTGCATTACTGAGTGTGGACGAGTCTCTTGTTTGCTCTTTCGAGATTATGAAACCAGCCACAGCTTCTAGCAGCGGACATCCTCTCAAGAAG GTGCCGAAAATGGGGAAGTCTTAG
- the LOC106410541 gene encoding uncharacterized protein LOC106410541 isoform X2, with product MGRCLTKKVFLIRNPILFLHLLISFSSGAMKQDSKGVCVSKGGRFPPYESEGKPPKPVGKGSKDLTLCQVFRKRTCCSPAQTNPAFVAVRNLATFGEASQECQHLFELLECSICNPNVGVQPGPPRICASFCNKVFEACKDAYFASNALTQMIGPCGVNDIICVKTSSWESNGTSFCEAAGFSVQRNDDSRKEPCYGSKASLEPVVESSWRRKPKKKKTPLKTETLSCFKDLLQWVRVMTTIQKVSLGVSFLVAGMFLIRQWNNRNRKQRLVAIQRAARRLGGKTKGNSYSAAIDRRAVQS from the exons ATGGGAAGATGTTTAACGAAGAAGGTGTTTCTGATTCGGAACCCGATCCTGTTTCTTCATCTATTGATCTCCTTCTCATCAG GTGCAATGAAACAGGATTCGAAAGGGGTATGCGTTTCTAAAGGAGGGAGGTTTCCCCCCTATGAATCTGAAGGAAAGCCTCCTAAACCTGTTGGTAAAGGATCAAAGGATCTAACTCTATGCCAGGTGTTCCGTAAAAGAACCTGTTGCTCTCCTGCTCAGACAAACCCAGCTTTCGTAGCTGTCAGAAACTTGGCTACTTTTGGAGAAGCTAGTCAAGAGTGCCAGCATCTGTTCGAGTTATTGGAGTGTTCAATCTGTAACCCCAACGTTGGAGTTCAACCAGGCCCTCCTCGCATTTGCGCTTCGTTCTGTAACAAAGTCTTTGAAGCTTGTAAAGACGCATACTTCGCCAGTAATGCACTTACACAG ATGATTGGTCCATGTGGAGTAAACGACATCATCTGCGTTAAAACCTCAAGTTGGGAGTCTAACGGCACATCGTTCTGCGAAGCTGCTGGTTTCTCTGTTCAAAGAAATGATGATTCTAGAAAAGAACCGTGTTATGGAAGCAAAGCAAGTCTAGAACCGGTGGTGGAGTCATCATGGCGGAGAAAGccgaaaaagaagaagacaccTTTGAAGACTGAGACTTTATCATGTTTTAAAGATCTTTTGCAATGGGTTCGCGTAATGACAACGATTCAGAAGGTTTCTTTGGGAGTGTCGTTTCTTGTAGCAGGAATGTTCTTGATCAG GCAATGGAATAACCGTAATCGGAAGCAGAGGCTAGTTGCAATCCAGAGAGCTGCAAGACGGTTGGGAGGGAAGACGAAGGGGAATTCATACAGTGCAGCTATAGATAGAAGAGCAGTTCAAAGTTGA
- the LOC106410541 gene encoding uncharacterized protein LOC106410541 isoform X1 — MGRCLTKKVFLIRNPILFLHLLISFSSGAMKQDSKGVCVSKGGRFPPYESEGKPPKPVGKGSKDLTLCQVFRKRTCCSPAQTNPAFVAVRNLATFGEASQECQHLFELLECSICNPNVGVQPGPPRICASFCNKVFEACKDAYFASNALTQMIGPCGVNDIICVKTSSWESNGTSFCEAAGFSVQRNDDSRKEPCYGSKASLEPVVESSWRRKPKKKKTPLKTETLSCFKDLLQWVRVMTTIQKVSLGVSFLVAGMFLIRGYRQWNNRNRKQRLVAIQRAARRLGGKTKGNSYSAAIDRRAVQS, encoded by the exons ATGGGAAGATGTTTAACGAAGAAGGTGTTTCTGATTCGGAACCCGATCCTGTTTCTTCATCTATTGATCTCCTTCTCATCAG GTGCAATGAAACAGGATTCGAAAGGGGTATGCGTTTCTAAAGGAGGGAGGTTTCCCCCCTATGAATCTGAAGGAAAGCCTCCTAAACCTGTTGGTAAAGGATCAAAGGATCTAACTCTATGCCAGGTGTTCCGTAAAAGAACCTGTTGCTCTCCTGCTCAGACAAACCCAGCTTTCGTAGCTGTCAGAAACTTGGCTACTTTTGGAGAAGCTAGTCAAGAGTGCCAGCATCTGTTCGAGTTATTGGAGTGTTCAATCTGTAACCCCAACGTTGGAGTTCAACCAGGCCCTCCTCGCATTTGCGCTTCGTTCTGTAACAAAGTCTTTGAAGCTTGTAAAGACGCATACTTCGCCAGTAATGCACTTACACAG ATGATTGGTCCATGTGGAGTAAACGACATCATCTGCGTTAAAACCTCAAGTTGGGAGTCTAACGGCACATCGTTCTGCGAAGCTGCTGGTTTCTCTGTTCAAAGAAATGATGATTCTAGAAAAGAACCGTGTTATGGAAGCAAAGCAAGTCTAGAACCGGTGGTGGAGTCATCATGGCGGAGAAAGccgaaaaagaagaagacaccTTTGAAGACTGAGACTTTATCATGTTTTAAAGATCTTTTGCAATGGGTTCGCGTAATGACAACGATTCAGAAGGTTTCTTTGGGAGTGTCGTTTCTTGTAGCAGGAATGTTCTTGATCAG GGGTTACAGGCAATGGAATAACCGTAATCGGAAGCAGAGGCTAGTTGCAATCCAGAGAGCTGCAAGACGGTTGGGAGGGAAGACGAAGGGGAATTCATACAGTGCAGCTATAGATAGAAGAGCAGTTCAAAGTTGA
- the LOC106410542 gene encoding 50S ribosomal protein L18-like has product MVIPPAVRPPRLFDYLKPYVLKMHFTNKFVHAQVIHSPTATVACAASSQEKALRETMGVTRDVAAASMIGKILGERLLMKDIPAVAIHMKKEQRYHGKVKAVIDSVREAGVKLL; this is encoded by the coding sequence ATGGTGATTCCACCGGCAGTTAGACCACCACGCCTCTTCGACTACCTCAAACCTTACGTCCTGAAGATGCACTTCACGAACAAGTTCGTTCACGCCCAAGTCATCCACTCACCGACAGCCACAGTGGCTTGCGCAGCTAGCTCACAGGAGAAAGCACTGAGGGAAACGATGGGTGTCACGCGCGACGTGGCTGCTGCTTCAATGATTGGTAAGATCCTCGGGGAAAGGCTCCTGATGAAAGATATCCCAGCTGTTGCTATCCACATGAAGAAAGAGCAGAGGTATCATGGTAAAGTCAAGGCTGTGATCGATTCCGTCAGGGAAGCTGGCGTTAAGTTACTTTGA